GGATTTATAGAACGTAGCGCAACACGCTTTCCCCTTCATTGCTGGGATCGTAGAATAAAGTATTCGTCCAGGTGACTGCTGCTCGAGATGCCGCAGCTTGATGACCAGGCTTGCCTTCATTGTTGGTCAACGATTTCCTCAACGGTTCCGTCGATTGTCCAGCGCTCCTCTTGTCGGTGGACCTATACCTACCAGCCAAGTCGCTTCCTTCTCGGCCAATGTTCTTAGTTACGGAGCCGCGGACAATGTCTTCTCTGCGTGTGTCGTCTTCTCAACTCGGTTGGTGAGACGTGTCTTCCTCGAATGTTAGTGTCAGAAAGAAATGATGCGAGACTCGAGAGAAAATATATCTGTTGTGCATTCAATGGTATGTagaatgtttgtaaaatatggTAAACTTCCTGTCGCAGACAACACCAAGAGGACTAATCAATCCGttggttttattaaaataaacaaacaaatagaagCGTGTATTCTGCATTagctgttttatttgctttaaaataagtcttttgattgtttatttaataaaaactgCATAACACACTTATGTCGCTTCTCAAAATATTTCAGATATAATATTGAACGATACGACGCCTATAACGCTTACGTTCGTTTTAATAAACTTAACAACTTAATTACCTGCAGCCAGATTGTGCAAATACCGCTTTGAAGAAGCAAAATCCACGAGActgaattttaaattgtacAATAAATGACACAAATACGATCCTCCGTTACTGTTTGTACTCCACACAATCACACGGTCGAATTGTAATCGCCCCCAAAACAGAGCACATTAAAACCAATAATGATCACTGTTCGTTTAACCATACGACGTGTTAATGTCCCACCCTAGCGCCATACAATCAGCAACCGGGCCGGCGGTTCACACCCGGCTATGCAGATGACGCCCATGATAACATCATCAGtaaacaaaaaggaagcaaaaaatcgTCCCAACCGCCTGCTAAAGTGCGACACCCATTATGCCGCCCCATGATTGCCCTTTCTAATGAACACATTCGACGACGAATCTTTCCCGCTTTGCGCTTCTGGCCTGCCCCGCTCGCTTGATTAGCGGGTATCGGTCGGTTGTCCATCCTGACCGGTCTTAATTGAACGTCACCCGAGGACGagattgcattttaattgaattaccCACAAATTATCAATTTAACAGCCGTCCCTACCCGATACGTCGTCGTACATCCACCATTCTTGGATCCGCGCGACACGATGCACATGCGAAATCACTACGCGGCATGGAAAAATGCCACCCGTTCGGTTGTGAGGCGGCCTTTTTCCCAAGCTTCCATCCTTCATTAAGTGCGACCCGGCCGGTGAACAAATTGCTGTCAAAAATGGACAACCTATGCGACGCGCACACAAACGTACGCACAACCATATGGACGAggagggatgaaaaaaaaatcaaagcacAAACGGAACGAACGAGGCACCCAGGGACCGGATGGTGCATCAATAATTGAGCCCGCACTACCGTGCGCCCGATGCCCACGGGGCAAAAACCGTCGCCAGCTTTGCGCGATCGTGGGCCGGGATCGTTTCGCACACCTAAACGAGGGTGTCAATTTAGCGTCTTTCGCCCATCCCGCGTCCACACCACACGTCGGACGCAGGTGGCATGGACTGGACTGGCACGGAATGCCGAGAGCAACGAAGCACCGGGTAGAAGAGATTGGGCGCGAAAGTGATAGcaagaggaaggaaaaacggtgGAAAAAAGCGTGAATCATTTAATAAGACATTTTACCTTTTATTGACCGATTGCCGGTGGCAGGGACCATCGTCCATGGGACCAGTGGACAGACAGGTGCGCGCAAAAGGTAAACCCAGgcgctctcgtttttttttcttttctcgctgCAGTGTACGGTGGCCAAGTGTGGCCACAGTGTTTGTGGTCGCTGCTGTGACCGCAGGCAACAGCTCGAACCAAAACGCGACCCATGCGGTATaggcgtgtgtatgtggctTCCGCGGGTTTTCCGTACCCTTTCTTCGGCTGTCCTAAGCGACAGCATAAAGAGGAACGCTAAGGTCGGTCCCAGTTCGGTCCAGCGATGCGTCTGCGTGTAGTCCGTGTGGTAGGCTTCGAGTTCGTGCGAGTGCGCAAACAAATTGCCACTCGCGCAAATTTGGCCCTCCAGGGCAATGGCAACGGTTTCGATGCAAGCCGTGGAAGTCGAGCAGCGTGAAAAGGTACGGACGACTAAGTAATTTGCGCTGTGTCCCCTTTGTGCCTCCGCGTATCTTGCGCCGGCCCACAGCACGagcttaatcgattatcaTCTAAAGTCGATAGTTAACATGTAAattctactactactgctgctggtgctgccaCTACTACCTGTCCTTTGATTGCTCGGTGGCCTATGTGCGCAGGACAACGCAGCGATGTTGGGCGCCATGAGTAGGCACATTTAGACGCGACAAGGCTCACATTGTGGCGTGGTGCAAATGTGTCAGGATGATTCGGCAAATAGTTCACGACCAATGCCAATTAATTTGAACGAGCGATACGAATAAAATGCTGCCACTTTGGCACTACGTATTGCTTTAGATTGCTCATCAGCAGCTAATGGTTGAAGGAAGGAAACTAATTTAGGACACATGATGGAATTGTATTAGAATATATAGacaccatttttgttttgctcaagTTTGTGAAACATGATGTTGAGATGAATTCTCTTTGTCTTCAGCTATTTTTGATTACTACTTTCTTCAACTATATTCGTCAAGATGCTTTatcaaaacacattttatatAATTCATTGGAAAATCGTAGGACATTTGCTGGCCATAGAAGGTTCAAACTTTTAAACACCCTTTACGTTTtatagaaaagaaagaacattTAACTGCGGCGAGGCCAATAGACAGAATTGTATGGGTATGGATCTGGTGCCTTTTGTTGTTCCGCTGCTAACCTCCAAGGGTCTAAGAAATTTATCTGGACAGCAATATAGAGACCTACATACATGGCAATCGATAGCAAAGATAATCAAGTGATGGTATATTTAATGTCCTTCAAAACCGTTAGGTCTTCAAGTTCCTGAGGAAAAGTCTTCTGTGTTTTGAGTTTCTTATAGAGTTTATAgtgaaaaatgtaatattaTTGAGCATGATAGTTCCAGCAATATTTGCTTTTATCAATAAGTTTCTCGCCAAGAACGATAGACTGAATCTAAACTTAGCGCACTTTACTATAGGAATTATTGGAAAAAGTAGTTTTGTTAAGTCCTTTCGGATAGCCTTCATTAatattgtagtttttttttttcaaggtaCACAAAAAATCGTGATTCAGTGCAATTAGTACAAAACTCGAATGAAAAACTCATTACTATGCGCATAAAAACGTGTACATAAATCCATCACGAGCAATAATCGTTTGAGTTTAAAATGATATCAACGCATCATCAGCGTTGCGTTTAAAGGTTAATCGCATACCGAAACCGGCTTAGAAACCAGATCAAACCCACCCCATCCCCGGTTGGGAAAAGGGTTATCCGGACATCATGACTTTTACCAACCGATCGATAATATCTCGCAACTTCTGGCAGAAGCAACTGGCCGAGTGCGATGAGTTTGCAGTTCCAAAAACCGTCAATCGCTCGTACTCGATCCTGTCACACGTACGTCACCGTGCCGCCGATCGACATTCGCGCAGACAGTGAAGAGCGGTTGTTGCACTGAGCGGCTACGTAACTGCAGCAAGTGCAACGGTTGCATGCATGGTAGTagcaaaacctttttttccgcCTAAATGACAACCCCACAGACACGTAGTGATAATAACGTACTCAGTCTCGTTGGTGCATCAGCGAAAGATCGAATCGAAGTGAAAGAAGGACAGATACCCCGCCACAGAAGTAGGATGCacccgggtgtgtgtgtgtgtaccattCCGCTCGAAGAGAAAAGTGCATCATTTcgtgaaatgaataaatgaatatttaattaaatatgcGTTTTTCGCTTCAAGTTCAACGGCGCAGGGCATTTGTGCGAAGGGCAATCGAACAACAACTAAAAGTAAATGCGATCGAGCGAGTTTGtttctgtctgtgtgtgtctacGCGTTTGTATTTTGCCGTTTGGCAAGGTTGAGGCAAAAGCCAAGGATGAGCAGAAGAAACGCACACATCCCGGTCCTGAAATGCAAACAACTGCTTTGGGGTGCAAAAACTCGAAGGGAAGATAATAAATACACATCcgaaacgttttttttcccctttcttaATAACAACAACGGGTTGATCTTACAAAACCCACTGagtctgtgcgtgtgtgtgtggttcgtgCATGGGGACGCACATTGACGGATGAGGATCCATCACCGTCTATTTTTGCTTTCTCAGTTTTGGTGGCCACGGTGGCCTCGGCACAGGAGTCATTGCCAAAATGCTTTCTGTTAGCCTCCTCGCTGGTCATGCTGGGGGGCATTGAACTTGTGTTTGTGCGCTTTAAAGAACCGTCCGGTGAGTGAGTTGTATTTTCGGTGGTTCTGCTGTCCGGGTGATGATCGGTCGATGAGAAATTGGCACATTGGGGTGCATCCGAATGGGGTGCCGGACCAGCAGCATGATTATGCATGATGAAAATTTTTGGCCGAGCGAAAGCATCAAATTAATGAACCTCACGAAAGGCTCTGAAGTTGTGGAAATTGAGTGCATTCGGTGTTGAAATTGatacgtttgtttgtgtgtgtgtgtgtgtgtagcagcATTATGCAGATAATGCAAAAGCACCCTTCGGACGTATTATGTTTGTGaagttaaaaattatttgctaACCCCGCTGTTGCAGCACCTCTTCAGCCGGTTCCGCTTCTTCCATCCGAGCCCTGGTCGGCTAATCATTCGCATTGATCGTGCAAACCAATCATCGACGATCGTTTTGCTGCGGGACTCCTAGGGCGCCCGTGTGTTGAGTTATCCTGTCGGACCGGATGGACCGACTCGTACCTAGGCGCAATAGGGTTGTCGATTGTCCGCTGTCGTGTTTCTTATTTgttacatttaattttcatatcTTTTCAAGCTCGGCGTCAAGACCCCCGTGTGCCCCTACCGTTCCTTTGGTATTTTCTTCCATCGCACGAATGTCCGGTTGGTTTTGTAAGGATTTAGATAAATTACCCACTATTTATGaagttttcattattttattattgcaaACAATCTTTCCCAGCCCAAGTGAGATGTGGACCTCAGGCGTGGAGCTggacgtagaaaaaaaaacgcgcccAGTCGTACCCACGACAACGTGCCCGGGACACATTCGCCAACACGGATCGGAAGACGACGACAGCgaaacgatgacgacgattGCATTACGTTCCCTCTTTGATTGGTTGTGAGTAAATATTTGCTTCCCATCGTTTCCATCGTTCGCTGTACTGCTGGAGCTGCTTtggttcgtttgcttttgcctCACTTTGCTCAATGTTTCCCGATTTATCTGGCGAGTTTTGTTCTGTCTCCGTTGTCCGCTGTGATGTGCAGACGAGATCATCAGTAACATCGATTCTGTCATCGCTTGCATCGCATCCTCAGCCTGGGACCGGGTAGATCGATTGCTTTCGGGAACAAAGTTGCAACAGCCAATGTTCCGATCGATCCCGAATGCTAACGTTTCCGGCGGTGTTTACAGCGGGATTCGATACCTGCCAACTCTACGATACGAACTATACCCACCTCACAAGAAACCTCCGGTCTCAGCGGTATGTATTGTAAACGGTTTCTGACCTTCTCATCGACAATTTCTTTCTCCACGCGTAAGCTATTAAATGCAACACGAGTGATAATCACGATTATGAACTGCTAACCGGTCTCGTTTACCGAATGGGCGGAGGGGTTGTGTGTTGGGAAATGCTCCGGAAAAGCTCCATATTTAATCGTAGCTTATACACGTGCAAACTATTTCACTTATCACGCGATCGTCTAGCGAAACTATctggagggagagagagaaaacaaatcgCTTTATGGAGTGCAATTAAAATAGCTGCTCCTCCTTAGCGAAGTACTCGACTCATCCGGTGAAGGCTCGGTATTGAATGAAGAGATacaaataatttcataaaagaATATATTCAGATTCAAAACGTTCAAACTCATCGGTAGCGGCAGCATATCCGATATCCTTGATCAagttattattaaataaaccTCGTCCATCACAATTCCCAAGCGTCCGTAAACGTGGTTTGGGATTCTCACAATCTTCCCCGTCCGACAGTCAGCAACACATGCCTTCCATTCCATTTGACCCAATTCACTGCTACgcaaccatttttgttttgcttgcttttgcttctgtACACCCTCCCGAGCAAAATTTTCCTTTACGCAATTCTTACACAGTTCTCATACGTTTCATTCTTGACTGAGGCTGATTCTTGCGCCTGTAAGGTTCAACCGGgccattttttctgttttccgcCCGGCTCATTcgagagcaacaaaaaccaacggTCCGGCAGGTGTTGTACGAGGTGTCCTTACCATATAAGTCTGGGGTGGTCGTTTAACGTGTCGCCATCCGCGTCGCCAGCCAGCAAGGGCTGGAGCTTCAGAAACGGTAACTCAGCCAGCGAGCCGTAAACGAACGAAGCAGGAACAGGACAATGGACAGCAAcagatgaaaaggaaaagcaagagCGCAAGGACATAGAGGAAGAATCGAACTAACGGGTTTCGAAATTTGTTTGGAGTCCATTTTATGTCCATTTTTGTGAATGAACTCCATAAAAGGATATGCGTATGTTTGGTGACGACTGTGCATCAAGTACACGTGAGGCGGACTGTTTGGTGACAACATAAATCTCACAACCTGTTCGCTGCTACTCGGAGTTGTTACAAACGTACTTCACGGAAGAAAAGATCGCTCAACTTCCACCGTGTAAGATTTTATCTTCTTATCGAACCCTTCGGTTGGAAGTAGAGTCCATGGTAATGCTAGCGTGATGGGTAGAATGATTTGGCTCATCAACACATGGTCAAGTGTTCGGTGTAAGCACCCTCGAGTATGACACCGTTGCACTCTAAACCCGACCCTTCGCCTATGCAATATGCTGTAGATTAGGGTGCGCCCGCAACAGGGGCCGGATGGAAAACGCTTCCGAGTGTCACAGATTGCGGAACAATAATTCAATTATGAGTCGTTCCCATTTCCCACTGCACGGAAGTACGTTAATCATTATCGAATATCCTCCAGggacacaaccacacacaacaCTGAAGTAACGGAAGTCAGGAACAGATGTAAAGTGGTGCATCTTTCGCGGATGTTCACCAACCGGCTCTGGTACATCCTTTTAAAGGGACGTATTTGTGGGTCTTTTCTTATTCTCCGCCCACTTCATGCGGTGGGTTTGAAACACTGGCAACTTTTGACGGCGTTGtaaacaccatcatcaccaccaccaacaccattaGCAGCACCGCGGCCAATATGAACGTTTCCCAAGTCGTGGAATGGCATGACATTAATCGACTCGATCAGTGCAGCATAGCCGGGGTTCGCTTTCCAGGGCGTTATGATCGTGAATCGGTGTGGTAGCACGGTTTCTATTTGTGTATGGGTTCTTTTGCCAAACGCGTCCCATCGAAAGGGCACACGATCGAGGGAAGTTCCAACTCCCCAGCTGGTACTATTCATCGTCATCTTGCTCTTGCTCGTGCTCGTGCTCCCCCATTCGGATGCTGTTCGCCGTAGCGTTCCCAAGCCTCCTATGCAAACCACGATTTCTACCATTTCGCCTAACGATCTGCAGTACGGAATGCATTCCCATTCGGTTGCGCGGTTTCGGTGGCCAATAATCGTCCACAGAATGGAGTCACCGCTTTTCACACTGAACAGCAAATTGCGATCGCCAATGCTGCGActgctaaaacaaaacacccagGGAAGGGAATTACTGTTCAGGTTTATTTTGGAGAAGGGCCGATTGGACCCTTTGCAGCAAGCGAAAAGAGGCCAGGCCAGTATGGGAATGGTTCCGATAGGTGGGAAAGAAAGGGATGTTCGGCTGTCATCTGTAGGGTTCACGACACGCCTATTACAGGAGTCGTAGCTAACTGGGTCGATTTGGACAAGCATTGTAAACGGTCTCCCTAATGGACAGTGGTGAAAAGATACAAACCACCTCCTTACAGTGGGATCACATTTCGCAACGGTGAGCACAATACCGGACAAAATACATATTCTTCACCTACATTTGATAGGGGACCGCGCCCGCGAATAAACTAGTGCGTTCCGGGAAGGTTTTTAATGCTTGCTTATCTCGCAGCACGTTGAGCGCCATCGTATTTGCTGTACGGCCGTACCGTCATTCATCTGCTCACGGGCCAGAACGCCTGACGGTACAAATCGCATGGCCATATActcgcgcgcgcgcactcACTGATAAGcccattttttccatccaAAGACATCCACCGTCATTATTTACCCTCGCGACTTTAAATAATCACAGTCTCATCTGCGTAGTGCCATCGTACGGTACGGTAGGCGGTAGACAACGCTTAGTTCCACCTCAGAATCACACCTAGACGGTTCTGGCCCAAGTTCTGTAACCCGGCGACTTGTAAGCAAATGGCTCCATCAGCAGTAAGCATGGTGTTCACGGTGGAAAACGCAAAATCGCCCGGTTCGTTAGAAAAAGGACAAAAGCCTCCAGATGGACACAGCTTTGACGAGGCGCTCGAGTTGGCCGGCTTTGGCAAGGTACAGATTGTCCTTTCGATTCTCGCCGGGCTCGGTATGATGGCATCGATCAACGAAGCGATGGGAATGAGCATCATCTTACCAGCTTCCCAGTGCGATCTTGATCTGGACGCTGGCGAGAAGGGAATTGTAGGGGGAGCTGTGTTTCTTGGTGAGAATTTGACTCCCCAAagcgtgagtgagtgtgtataacgtgtttgtgtgtatgtatccCGCTCGCAACAGGTACAATGTTTTCGTCCTACTTCTGGGGCTATCTGGCTGATACGAGGGGCCGTCAGCTGATCTTGAAGTATGCACTGTTTGCGACCTCGTTCTTTGGTGCGATCTCTTGTCTAGCGACGGGATTCGTGTCGCTGTTGGTGCTTCGCTTTCTGACGGGGGTTTGTGTGGCCGCACCGGCCTCTACGGTGTACGCTTACTTGGGCGAGTTTACCACACCGAGCAGACGGAGTCAAATGCTGTCATTTGCTTCCGTTTGGGGAGGTGTCGGAATAGTCTATGTGTCATGTGAGTTACTGACCTCCCTTTGTAGCGGTATACAGATCACTAACGATCGCTCTTTTcagtggttggttggtggatACTCTCGTACGATTGGGTATTCGTCATCACCGATTCCTTCGAATTCAAACCATGGCGATTGCTGTTCATCGTCAACACTCTACCCGCCTTTCTGAACGGTATCGCTTTCTGCTTTTGTCCCGAGAGTCCCAAGTTCCTGGTATCCCGAGGGCGGAACGAAGAAGCTCTAGAAATACTGAAAAAGGTGTACAGGCTCAACAAGGGTACCGACAGCACGGATGGATATGAAGTGACGTCACTTCGATTGGATCCGGAAGATGCGATTGCTCGTGCGCAGAATGGGGACAGCTCTGTAGGACTGTTCCGATCGATGGTACAACAAACCTTGCCGATAGTGAAACTTCCCTACCTTGTGTACTTCATTATTTGCTGTGTCCACAACATTGGAGCCTTTGCTATGTAAGAATCAAGTGCCGCAAAAATGTGATCGATTCTAAGCAACATCCACTTACCCAATTTCAGTTACGGTGGACTCGGTCTGTGGTTCCCCGAAATTATGAACCAAGTATTCTCACAACAGTCCACACACGAGGACCGGAAAGTGTGTGCGATACTGCAACGGAACGAAACGCTCCCCGTGGTTGTGACCGAGTTCGAACTGTGCGATGACGAAGTCAAGATTGAGACGTTCCTCTACACCCTTCTGCTCGGTGTTATCGGATGCGTGTACGCACTGATCACATCGGCCGTGCTGGGTAAAATCGATCAGAAAGTGATGATGGTGTTTAACTGCATTGTGGCCGGTATTTCCGGCATTGCACTTCAGTTTATCGCCAACTCGTACGCGGTGGCGATACTATTCTGTCTCGAGATAGTGTTCGCCGGCTACTGTGTACTATTGGTAAACGCTAACGTGGTGGCCATTTTTCCCACGAACGTCAGGTAAGTGGGAAGCTGTCCCAGCAGCATTGTGTTAATCCGAATCCGTGTATGTAAAGAAAACTATTCCAACTCCTTCCAGAGCGATGGCAGTTGCTCTAACGAACATGATAGGGCGGTTAAGCTGCTTCGTGGCGAGCGCCGTTATAGGGTTGCTGATCCTACGAAACTGTCCAGTCACGTTTTATATGCTGTCCGGGTTGCTGTTTCTATGCGCGGGTCTTACATTTTTGCTGCCAAAAAAGTGacaccacacacgcacgcaactGTGGGACTGTAAGCGAAGACT
This genomic window from Anopheles maculipalpis chromosome 2RL, idAnoMacuDA_375_x, whole genome shotgun sequence contains:
- the LOC126557730 gene encoding synaptic vesicle glycoprotein 2B-like, which produces MAPSAVSMVFTVENAKSPGSLEKGQKPPDGHSFDEALELAGFGKVQIVLSILAGLGMMASINEAMGMSIILPASQCDLDLDAGEKGIVGGAVFLGTMFSSYFWGYLADTRGRQLILKYALFATSFFGAISCLATGFVSLLVLRFLTGVCVAAPASTVYAYLGEFTTPSRRSQMLSFASVWGGVGIVYVSLVGWWILSYDWVFVITDSFEFKPWRLLFIVNTLPAFLNGIAFCFCPESPKFLVSRGRNEEALEILKKVYRLNKGTDSTDGYEVTSLRLDPEDAIARAQNGDSSVGLFRSMVQQTLPIVKLPYLVYFIICCVHNIGAFAIYGGLGLWFPEIMNQVFSQQSTHEDRKVCAILQRNETLPVVVTEFELCDDEVKIETFLYTLLLGVIGCVYALITSAVLGKIDQKVMMVFNCIVAGISGIALQFIANSYAVAILFCLEIVFAGYCVLLVNANVVAIFPTNVRAMAVALTNMIGRLSCFVASAVIGLLILRNCPVTFYMLSGLLFLCAGLTFLLPKK